The following proteins are encoded in a genomic region of Dasypus novemcinctus isolate mDasNov1 chromosome 21, mDasNov1.1.hap2, whole genome shotgun sequence:
- the FASN gene encoding fatty acid synthase isoform X3, whose product MEEVVIAGMSGKLPESENLQEFWANLLGGVDMVTDDDRRWKAGLYGLPRRSGKLKDLSKFDATFFGVHAKQAHTMDPQLRLLLEVAYEAIVDGGINPAELRETDTGVWVGVGGSEAAEALSRDPETLLGYSMVGCQRAMMANRISFFFDFRGPSVALDTACSSSLLALHSAFQAIRSGQCPAALVGGINVLLKPNTSVQFMKLGMLSPDGTCKSFDAGGNGYCRSEAVVAVLLTKRSLARRVYATILNSGTNTDGYKEQGVTFPSGESQEQLFRSLYATAGLRPESLEYIEAHGTGTKVGDPQELNSIDRALCAARQGPLLIGSTKSNMGHPEPASGLAALAKVLLCLEHGLWVPNLHFHSPNPEIPALREGRLQVVDRPLPTRDGDVGINSFGFGGANVHVILRPPAQAPPAPGPPAALPRLLQACGRTPEAVQNLLACGQEHGHNLAFVSLLNEIAAVPGSAMPFRGYTVLGGEGGRELEVQQVPPRRRPLWFVCSGMGAQWCGMGLSLMRLPGFRASILRSDEVLRPLGLKVSELLQSTEEATFDDLVHAFIGLTAIQIALVDLLSSLGLRPDGIFGHSLGEVACGYVDGCLSQEETLLTAYWRGQCIKEADIPPGAMAAVGLSWEECKRRCPPGVVPACHNSEDTVTISGPQASVSAFLEQLRAEDVFTKAVRTGGMAFHSPFMHAIAPGLLHVLKEVIRQPRPRSAGWLSTSIPEAQWRGDLARSFSAEYNVNNLVSPVLFQEALRHVPADAVVLEIAPHTLLQGVLKRSLPPSCTVVPLMKRGCADGVEFFLASVGQLHLAGIDANPNGLFPPVEYPVPRGCPLISPLIKWDHSQTWDVPAATDFPSGASCSSATVYHIDAGPESPDHYLVDHCIDGRVLFPATGYLCLVWRTLARALGLAVEQLPVVFRDVVVHQATILPRAGTAPLEVRLLEASRTFEVSDGGNLIASGKVYQWEDPDPRLFDRQDGPGPAEPPAISRLAPDDVYKALRLCGYDYGPHFQGVLEASLEGTEARLLWRDNWVTFLDSMLHLFILSSGQRSLRLPTRIGAVHIDPATHRQRLLALQGGLQAVDAAVSSSLGSVTAGGALISRLHTTAAPRRQQEQRVPVLEKFVFTPYLESELLADSAALQAELRLCKGLLKALQDKVAQQGLKMEVPGLDGVQAPREPPRQGLARLLAAACQLQLSGNLQAELDQLLAQERPLLHDDALLAGLLDAPALKACVDTALENMPALRMKAVEVLAGDGRLFTRVPGLLNTQPELQLDYTATDRHAQALEAVQATAPPGVAQAQWDPAKPAPDGLGAADLLLCSRVLAPLGDPAATLGHMVATLKEGGFLLLHTLLGGQALGEAVAFLGAPEPRGSQRFPSQDAWEDLLEAAGLQLLARKCSFYGSALFLCRRRPAPPSSPIFVSVDDAGFQWVDTLKAALADQATAPVWLTAGCASSGVVGLVNCLRREPGGHRLRCVLVSNLRSTSPVPDVGPGSAELQRVVEGDLVMNVHRDGAWGAFRHFLLGQEWPEEQTEHAFVNLLTRGDLSSIRWVCSPLQHAGPPGPGLQLCRVHYASLNFRDVMLATGKLSPDAIPGKWASRDCMLGMEFSGLDSRGQRVMGLVPAEGLATSVLLSSDFLWDVPPAWTLEEAASVPVVYATAYYALVVRGRIQRGETVLIHAGSGGVGQAAITIALSLGCRVFTTVGSAEKRAYLQSRFPQLSDTSFANSRDTTFEQHVLRHTAGRGVDLVLNSLAEEKLQASVRCLAQKGRFLEIGKFDLANDHALGMAVFLKNVAFHGILLDALFEEAGADWQVVAELLRAGIRDGVVQPLQRTVFRRDQVEDAFRYMAQGRHIGKVLVQVREEAAGPGAEPTLMTALSKTFCPAHKSYVIAGGLGGFGLELARWLVERGAQKLVLTSRSGIRTGYQAQQVWAWRRQGVQVLVSTRDVGVLEGARELLAEAAQLGPVGGIFNLAMVLRDAVLENQTPQLFQEVSKPKYSGTLNLDRVTREACPELDHFVVFSSVSCGRGNAGQSNYGFANSTMERICEQRRHDGLPGLAVQWGAVGDVGVILESRGTNDTEISGTLPQRMPSCLEALGLFLNLPHPVLGSFVLAEKTAGPSQGSVSRNLLQAVAHILGIRDMAAVSLDSSLGDLGLDSLMGVEVRQMLEREHDLVLSVRDVQQLTLRRLQELSQAGAVQEQTASASPEGGLARQQGQRNLSSLLVNPEGPTLARLNAVQSAERPLFLVHPIEGSTTVFRSLAAKLSVPTYGLQCTRAAPLDSIPSLAAYYVDCIRQVQPEGPYRVAGYSYGACVAFEMCSQLQQGPSPTHNSLFLFDGSHAFVLAYTQGYRAKMAGGCEAEAEAEAMCFFVQQFTDAEHGKVLAALLPLQDLEQRVEAAVDLIVQSHSSLSRPELSFAAFSFYHKLRAAEQYAPKAKYHGNVTLLRAEKGSTYGDNLGADYNLSEVCDGQVSVHVIEGDHQTLLEGSGLDAIISIIHSSLAEPREFLDVWKKRPTVL is encoded by the exons ATGGAGGAAGTGGTGATCGCCGGCATGTCCGGGAAGCTGCCCGAGTCGGAGAACCTGCAGGAGTTCTGGGCCAACCTGCTGGGCGGCGTGGACATGGTCACCGACGACGACCGGCGCTGGAAGGCAG GCCTCTACGGGCTGCCGCGGCGCTCCGGGAAGCTGAAGGACCTGTCCAAGTTCGACGCCACCTTCTTTGGGGTCCACGCCAAGCAGGCACACACGATGGACCCCCAGCTCCGCCTGCTGCTCGAGGTCGCTTACGAGGCCATCGTGGACGGAG GCATCAACCCGGCCGAGCTGCGTGAGACAGACACGGGCGTGTGGGTGGGCGTGGGCGGGTCCGAAGCCGCAGAGGCGCTGAGCCGAGACCCCGAGACGCTCCTGGGCTACAGCATGGTGGGCTGCCAGCGCGCCATGATGGCCAACCGCATCTCCTTCTTCTTCGACTTCAGGG GGCCCAGCGTCGCCCTGGACACGGCCTGCTCCTCCAGCCTGCTGGCCCTGCACAGCGCCTTCCAGGCCATCCGGAGCGGCCAGTGCCCGGCTGCGCTCGTGGGCGGCATCAACGTGCTGCTGAAGCCGAACACGTCGGTGCAGTTCATGAAGCTCGGCATGCTCAGCCCCGACGGCACCTGCAAGTCCTTCGACGCGGGGG GTAACGGCTACTGCCGCTCCGAGGCCGTGGTGGCCGTCCTGCTGACCAAGAGGTCGCTGGCGCGGCGGGTGTACGCCACGATCCTGAACTCGGGCACCAACACAGACGGCTACAAGGAGCAAG GTGTCACCTTCCCTTCGGGGGAGAGCCAGGAGCAGCTCTTCCGCTCGCTGTACGCCACCGCCGGCCTGCGGCCCGAGTCCCTCGAGTACATCGAAGCGCACGGCACGGGCACCAAG GTGGGTGACCCGCAGGAGCTCAACAGCATCGACCGGGCCCTGTGCGCCGCCCGCCAGGGCCCCCTGCTGATCGGCTCCACCAAGTCCAACATGGGGCACCCCGAGCCAGCCTCGGGGCTTGCCGCCCTGGCCAAG GTGCTGCTGTGCCTTGAGCACGGGCTGTGGGTCCCCAACCTGCACTTCCACAGCCCCAACCCTGAGATCCCGGCCCTGCGGGAGGGGCGACTGCAGGTGGTGGACCGGCCGCTGCCCACACGCGACGGCGACGTCGGCATCAACTCTTTCGGCTTTGGGGGCGCCAACGTGCATGTCATCCTGCGGCCCCCGGCGCaggcgccccccgcccctggcccgcCCGCCGCCCTGCCCCGGCTGCTGCAGGCCTGCGGACGCACCCCGGAGGCCGTGCAGAACCTGCTGGCATGCGGCCAGGAGCACGGGCACAACCTGGCCTTCGTGAGCTTGCTCAACGAGATCGCCGCCGTCCCCGGCTCCGCCATGCCCTTCCGGGGCTACACCGTGCTGGGCGGCGAGGGCGGCCGGGAGCTGGAGGTGCAGCAGGTGCCCCCCCGCAGGCGCCCGCTGTGGTTCGTCTGCTCCG GGATGGGCGCGCAGTGGTGCGGCATGGGGCTGAGCCTGATGCGCCTCCCCGGCTTCCGCGCCTCCATTCTGCGCTCGGACGAGGTGCTGCGGCCCCTGGGGCTGAAGGTGTCGGAGCTGCTGCAGAGCACCGAGGAGGCCACCTTCGACGACCTCGTGCACGCCTTCATCGGCCTCACCGCCATCCAG ATCGCCCTCGTCGACCTGCTGTCCTCCCTGGGGCTGCGGCCGGACGGCATCTTCGGGCACTCGCTGGGGGAGGTGGCCTGCGGCTATGTGGACGGCTGCCTGTCGCAGGAGGAGACGCTGCTTACCGCCTACTGGAGGGGCCAGTGCATCAAGGAGGCGGACATCCCGCCGGGGGCCATGGCTGCCGTGG GCCTGTCCTGGGAGGAGTGTAAGCGGCGCTGCCCCCCTGGCGTCGTGCCCGCCTGCCATAACTCGGAGGACACAGTGACCATCTCGGGACCCCAG GCCTCGGTGTCGGCGTTCCTGGAGCAGCTGAGGGCGGAGGACGTGTTCACCAAGGCGGTGCGCACGGGTGGCATGGCCTTCCACTCCCCCTTCATGCACGCCATCGCGCCCGGCCTGCTGCACGTGCTcaaggag GTGATCCGGCAGCCGCGGCCGCGCTCGGCGGGCTGGCTCAGCACCTCCATCCCCGAGGCGCAGTGGCGGGGTGACCTGGCGCGCAGCTTCTCGGCCGAGTACAACGTGAACAACCTGGTGAGCCCAGTGCTCTTCCAGGAGGCGCTGCGGCACGTGCCCGCCGACGCCGTGGTGCTGGAGATCGCGCCCCACACGCTGCTGCAG GGCGTCCTGAAGCGGAGCCTCCCGCCCAGCTGCACCGTGGTGCCGCTGATGAAGAGGGGGTGCGCGGACGGCGTGGAGTTCTTCCTGGCCAGCGTCGGCCAGCTGCACCTGGCAGG CATCGACGCCAACCCCAACGGCCTGTTCCCGCCTGTGGAGTACCCGGTCCCCCGGGGTTGCCCGCTCATCTCCCCCCTCATCAAGTGGGACCACAGCCAGACGTGGGACGTGCCCGCGGCCACGGACTTCCCCAGCGGCGCCAGCTGCTCCTCAGCCACCGTCTACCACATCG ATGCTGGTCCCGAGTCCCCCGACCACTACCTGGTGGACCACTGCATCGACGGCCGCGTGCTTTTCCCGGCCACCGGCTACCTGTGCCTGGTGTGGAGGACGCTGGCCCGCGCCCTGGGCCTGGCCGTGGAGCAGCTGCCTGTGGTCTTCAGGGACGTGGTGGTGCACCAGGCCACCATCCTGCCCAGGGCCG GGACCGCACCCCTCGAGGTGCGGCTACTTGAGGCCTCCCGGACCTTCGAGGTGTCTGACGGCGGCAACCTGATCGCGAGTG GGAAGGTTTACCAGTGGGAGGACCCCGACCCCAGGCTCTTCGACCGCCAGGACGGCCCGGGCCCTGCGGAGCCGCCGGCCATTTCCCGCCTGGCCCCGGACGACGTGTACAAGGCACTGCGGCTGTGCGGCTACGACTACGGCCCCCACTTCCAGGGCGTCCTCGAGGCCAGCCTCGAAG GCACCGAGGCCAGGCTGCTCTGGAGGGACAACTGGGTGACCTTCCTGGACTCCATGCTGCACCTGTTCATCCTGAGCAGCGGGCAGCGCAGCCTGCGCCTGCCCACCCGCATCGGCGCCGTCCACATCGACCCCGCCACCCACCGGCAGAGGTTGCTGGCGCTGCAGGGTGGCCTCCAAG CCGTGGACGCGGCGGTCAGCAGCTCCCTGGGCAGCGTGACGGCCGGCGGGGCCCTCATCTCGCGGCTGCACACCACGGCGGCCCCGCGCAGGCAGCAGGAGCAGCGCGTCCCGGTCCTGGAGAAGTTCGTCTTCACGCCCTACCTGGAGAGCGAGCTCCTGGCGGACAGCGCGGCCCTGCAGGCGGAGCTGCGGCTGTGCAAGG ggctgctcaAGGCGCTGCAGGACAAGGTGGCCCAGCAGGGGCTGAAGATGGAGGTGCCGGGCCTGGACGGGGTGCAGGCCCCCCGCGAGCCCCCGCGGCAGGGTCTGGCTCGGCTGCTGGCGGCCGCCTGCCAGCTGCAGCTCAGCGGGAACCTGCAGGCCGAGCTGGACCAGCTGCTGGCCCAGGAGAGGCCCCTGCTGCACGACGACGCCCTGCTCGCCGGCCTCCTGGACGCCCCCGCGCTGAAGGCCTGCGTGGACACGGCGCTGGAGAACATGCCGGCGCTCAGGATGAAAGCGGTGGAG GTGCTGGCAGGCGACGGCCGCCTCTTCACCCGTGTCCCGGGCCTGCTCAACACGCAGCCGGAGCTGCAGCTGGACTACACGGCCACGGACAGGCACGCACAGGCCCTGGAGGCCGTGCAGGCCACGGCGCCGCCCGGCGTGGCCCAGGCCCAGTGGGACCCCGCGAAGCCGGCCCCTGACGGCCTGGGTGCCGCTGACCTCCTGCTGTGCAGCCGCGTCCTGGCGCCCCTCGGGGACCCGGCGGCCACCCTTGGCCACATGGTGGCCACGCTCAAGGAGGGCGGCTTCCTGCTGCTGCACACCCTGCTCGGCGGGCAGGCCCTCGGGGAGGCCGTCGCCTTCCTGGGTGCCCCAGAGCCGAGGGGGAGCCAGCGCTTCCCGAGCCAG GACGCCTGGGAGGACCTGCTGGAGGCAGCGGGGCTACAGCTGCTGGCCCGGAAGTGCTCCTTCTACGGCTCCGCCCTCTTCCTTTGCCGCCGCCGCCCGGCGCCCCCCAGCAGCCCCATCTTCGTATCCGTGGATGACGCCGGCTTCCAGTGGGTGGACACCCTGAAG GCCGCCCTGGCGGACCAGGCCACCGCGCCCGTGTGGCTGACGGCGGGCTGCGCCTCCTCAGGCGTCGTGGGCCTTGTCAACTGCCTGCGCAGAGAACCCGGGGGACACCGGCTCCG GTGCGTCCTCGTATCCAATCTCAGGAGCACGTCCCCGGTCCCCGATGTTGGCCCGGGCTCCGCGGAGCTGCAGAGGGTGGTGGAGGGGGACCTGGTGATGAACGTCCACCGGGACGGTGCTTGGGGGGCCTTCCGGCACTTCCTGCTGGGGCAAG AGTGGCCCGAGGAGCAGACGGAGCACGCCTTCGTGAACCTGCTGACACGCGGCGACCTCTCCTCCATCCGCTGGGTGTGCTCCCCGCTGCAGCATGCCGGGCCCCCCGGCCCCGGCCTCCAGCTCTGCAGGGTGCACTACGCCTCGCTCAACTTCCGGGACGTCATGCTGGCCACGGGCAAGCTCTCGCCGGACGCCATCCCAG GGAAGTGGGCCTCCAGGGACTGCATGCTGGGCATGGAGTTCTCAGGCCTGGACAGCCGTGGCCAGCGCGTGATGGGGCTGGTGCCCGCCGAGGGCCTGGCCACCTCCGTCCTGCTGTCCTCCGACTTCCTGTGGGACGTGCCTCCCGCCTG GACCCTGGAGGAGGCGGCCTCGGTGCCCGTCGTGTACGCGACCGCCTACTATGCGCTGGTGGTGCGCGGGCGCATCCAGCGTGGCGAGACCGTCCTCATCCACGCGGGCTCCGGCGGCGTGGGCCAGGCCGCCATCACCATCGCCCTCAGCCTGGGCTGCCGCGTCTTCACCACCGTGG GCTCGGCCGAGAAGCGCGCCTACCTGCAGTCCCGGTTCCCCCAGCTCAGTGACACCAGCTTCGCCAATTCCCGAGACACGACTTTCGAGCAGCACGTGCTGCGGCACACGGCCGGGAGGG GTGTCGACCTCGTCCTGAACTCCCTGGCGGAGGAGAAGCTGCAGGCGAGCGTGCGGTGCCTGGCCCAGAAGGGCCGCTTCCTGGAGATCGGCAAGTTTGACCTTGCCAACGACCACGCGCTAG GCATGGCCGTCTTCCTGAAGAACGTGGCCTTCCACGGGATCCTGCTGGACGCGCTCTTCGAGGAGGCCGGGGCCGACTGGCAGGTGGTGGCGGAGCTGCTGCGGGCGGGCATCCGGGACGGCGTGGTGCAGCCCCTGCAGCGCACCGTCTTCCGCAGGGACCAGGTGGAGGACGCCTTCCGCTACATGGCCCAGGGCCGGCACATCGGCAAGGTGCTCGTCCAG GTGCGTGAGGAGGCGGCTGGGCCGGGCGCGGAGCCCACCCTGATGACGGCCCTGTCCAAGACCTTCTGTCCAGCGCACAAGAGCTACGTCATCGCCGGCGGCCTGGGCGGCTTCGGCCTGGAGCTGGCCCGCTGGCTCGTGGAGCGCGGAGCCCAGAAGCTGGTGCTCACCTCACGCTCCGGGATCCGCACAG GCTACCAGGCCCAGCAGGTGTGGGCATGGCGGCGCCAGGGCGTCCAGGTGCTTGTGTCCACCAGAGACGTCGGCGTGCTGGAGGGCGCCCGGGAGCTCCTTGCTGAGGCTGCGCAGCTCGGGCCGGTGGGGGGCATCTTCAACCTGGCCATG GTCCTCAGAGACGCCGTGCTGGAGAACCAGACGCCCCAGCTTTTCCAGGAAGTCAGCAAGCCCAAGTACAGCGGCACCCTGAACCTGGACAG GGTGACCCGGGAGGCGTGCCCCGAGCTGGATCACTTCGTGGTCTTCTCCTCGGTGAGCTGCGGGCGCGGCAACGCCGGCCAGAGCAACTACGGCTTCGCCAACTCCACCATGGAACGCATCTGCGAGCAGCGCCGGCACGACGGCCTCCCAG GCCTCGCCGTGCAGTGGGGCGCCGTCGGCGACGTGGGCGTCATCCTGGAGAGCAGGGGCACCAACGACACGGAGATCAGCGGGACGCTGCCGCAGCGCATGCCGTCCTGCTTGGAGGCCCTGGGCCTCTTCCTGAACCTGCCCCACCCCGTGCTGGGCAGCTTCGTGCTGGCTGAGAAGACAGCGGGCCCCAGCCAGGGCAGCGTCTCGCGCAACCTGCTGCAGGCCGTGGCCCACATCCTGG GCATCCGCGACATGGCCGCTGTCAGCCTGGACAGCTCACTGGGGGACCTGGGGCTGGACTCGCTCATGGGTGTGGAGGTGCGGCAGATGCTGGAGCGCGAGCACGACCTGGTCCTGTCCGTGCGTGACGTCCAGCAGCTGACGCTGCGCAGGCTGCAAGAACTCTCCCAGGCCGGCGCCGTGCAGG AGCAGACAGCCTCAGCGTCCCCGGAGGGTGGCCTGGCCCGGCAGCAGGGCCAGCGGAACCTGAGCAGCCTGCTGGTGAACCCCGAGGGCCCCACGCTGGCGCGGCTCAACGCGGTGCAGAGCGCCGAGCGGCCGCTCTTCCTCGTGCACCCCATCGAGGGCTCCACCACCGTCTTCCGCAGCCTGGCCGCCAAGCTCAGCGTGCCCACCTACGGCCTGCAGTGCACGCGAG CCGCGCCCCTGGACAGCATCCCGAGCCTGGCGGCCTACTACGTGGACTGCATCAGGCAGGTGCAGCCCGAGGGCCCATACCGCGTGGCGGGCTACTCATACGGCGCCTGCGTGGCCTTCGAGATGTGCTCCCAGCTGCAGcagggccccagccccacccacaACAGCCTCTTCCTGTTCGACGGCTCGCACGCCTTCGTGCTGGCCTACACCCAG GGCTACCGCGCCAAGATGGCCGGCGGCTGCGAGGCGGAGGCGGAGGCCGAGGCCATGTGCTTCTTCGTGCAGCAGTTCACCGACGCCGAGCATGGCAAG GTGCTGGCGGCGCTGCTGCCGCTGCAGGACCTGGAGCAGCGGGTGGAGGCCGCGGTTGACCTCATCGTCCAGAGCCACAGCAGCCTGAGCCGCCCGGAGCTCAGCTTCGCGGCCTTCTCCTTTTACCACAAGCTGCGCGCCGCCGAGCAGTACGCGCCCAAGGCCAAGTACCATGGCAACGTGACGCTGCTGCGCGCCGAGAAGGGCAGCACCTACGGTGACAACCTGGGCGCCGACTACAACCTGTCTGAG GTGTGCGACGGGCAGGTGTCGGTCCACGTCATCGAGGGCGACCACCAGACCCTGCTGGAGGGCAGCGGCCTGGACGCCATCATCAGCATCATCCACAGCTCCCTGGCCGAGCCGCGG gaaTTTTTAGATGTTTGGAAGAAAAGACccacagtgctttga